Below is a window of Planococcus rifietoensis DNA.
TCCGGCATGCATTATACCGGCATGGCCGCAGCGGATTTTTCACAAATGGATCACTCAGCTATCGGCCATAGCGCACCATTCTCGGTCAATAGTACGCTTCTCGCCTATGGCATCGGGGGCGGCATGCTGATGCTTTTCGTACTGACGCTTGCAAGTGTACGGACGGATCGCCGTTTGGAGATGCAATCGGAAGAATCCGAGATGAAATTCAAATCCGTCATCGAATCTGCAAAAGATGCGATTATCGTAGCGGATTTTCAAGGCGCGATCGTTCAGTGGAACCAAGGCGCTGAAATGATTTTCGGCTATAGCGAAAAAGAAATTCTGGGACGCAATATCAGCGTCATCATTCCGGACCGCTTTAAGGAAGCACATGAAAAAGGCATGGAAGCCTATCGCAAGACGCGTGAGCCCCATGTCATCGGAAGCACCGTCGAATTGACAGGTTGCCGCAAAGGCGGCAGCGAATTCCAGCTCGAGATGTCGGTCGGCACATGGGAAACGGAAAAAGGCGTCTTCTTCAGCAGCATCCTTCGCGATGTCACCGAACGCAAAGCGTCAGAAGACAAAATCAATGATCTTGTCTATTTAGACCCTTTGACTGGCTTGCCAAACCGCCGTTTGTTCAATGACCGCCTCGATTCGTTGCTGCGCCAAGCAGATGAGCGCGGCTTGAATTTTTCGCTCTTCTATATGGATTTGGATAATTTCAAGATGATCAACGACCGCTTCGGGCATTCCATCGGCGATCTCTTTTTACAAAGTGTCGCCAGCCGCCTCGAAGCCCAAATCAGCCCGAAAGATACACTCTCTCGGCTGGGCGGCGACGAATTCATACTGCTTTTGCCAAACACCGAATACAACAAAGCCGCCGATCGGGCACACGAACTGATCAACGCTTTAAATGCCCCGTTCCGCTTTGAAAATGAAGAAATCTTCACGAGTGTGTCGGTCGGCATCAGCATGTTCCCTTCAGATGGTGACGATTCCGAGACTTTGGTGAAGAACGCCGACATCGCGATGTATCAGGCAAAAGAAGGCGGAAAGAACGCTTTCCAATTTTTCACGCGTGAAATGAACGAAACGATCGACCGGAAATCGAGGCTCGCCACAGGCTTGCGGAAAGGCTTGGAACAAGGTGAATTCACCATCCATTATCAACCGCAAATCAGCCTGAAAACCGAAGAAATTATCGGCGTGGAAGCCTTGCTCAGATGGAATCATCCTGAATGGGGGCCGATTTCGCCTGCAGAATTCATTCCAATTGCTGAAGAAACCGGCAGCATCACGAAAATTGGTGAATTTGTATTGGAAGAAGCGTGCCGCCAAAATAAATACTGGCAGGACATAGGGCTCGCCCCGTTCCGCGTAGCGGTCAATATTTCCGCTCGCCAGTTTGCGCAAAAGGATTTGACCGAGGTCGTCAGCACAATCTTGAAAAAAACCGGTTTGGCCGCACGGTATTTGGAACTGGAACTGACGGAAACGATCATTCAGAATGCGGATAGCGCACTCACCACCATGGAAGAACTGGCGGCGCTCGGCGTCCATTTATCAATCGATGATTTTGGCACCGGCTATTCGTCACTCAGCTATTTGAAACTGTTCCCGATCGACAGCTTGAAGATCGACCAGCACTTTACCCGAAATATCAAAAGCGATTCAAAAGATGCCGCACTCGTCAAAACCATCATTCGCATGGCGCATGACCTGGAATTGAACGTCATCGCAGAAGGCGTAGAAACAGCCGAACAGCTGGACTTTTTGAAATCCGAACAATGCAACCAGGCACAAGGCTATTACTTCAACCGCCCGCTGCCGGCACAGGACATTGAGGAAATTTACTATACGACGAAACTAGCTTGATAGTTGTGGTTATATTTGCAGAGCAGGTTTGTTGCTAATGAACTGTAGACTATCCAGCACTCGCCTAACCTATAACTCTTCACCAAGCGTCTATTGTTTCAACTAGGGGGATATAAACATGAAAAGCTCAATGTTTATTTTAGTGATTGCCCTTCTTGTTATTGGTGGTTATTTCTATTTGGAGCACAAGGCAAATGAAACGGCCGCATTCAACCACGCCAAAGAGCATGTAATCACTCATTACAGCGAAGACGATAGTTTATTTCATGGCGGCACGAGATACGATTATGGGGGAGGTAATTATTTCGTCATTGTCCAAAACCTACAAGATAAGAAATATTATTTGGAAGTAAAAATTGATAGCGACCGCTTTTTGGTATCAATTTCGGACAACTCATCTAAAATAACGAATTCCAAAAAATAATCGATATTCAAAGGGGAAGTAGCTGATGGCAGCGGACCAAAAACCATTCAAGCCCAATCCAAAGATCGAATATCCTCTGTACGCTCTATATATCTTTATGATGATCTTGTCATTTTACTGGAGAGAATTATTCCCCTTCACCTTCCTTGTCCCTGCAGGAATTTTTTTGATCAGGAGGTTCCAAACCCTTCAGATGAACAATAAAAAAGAAATGTATGGCTTCTTGCTAATAGCCATTATTTTTTTCATAGGCGCTCTCGTTGCAAAACCGTAAAGAATTTACTTATATTATTTAAAAAAGAAGCCAGGAGACACTGCCACAGACAGCGTCTCCTCGCTTCTTTTTAATGTGTTTACTCTTCTTCCCAATTCCACAATTCGACTTGTCCCAATTGCTCACCGGCTACCATCGCTTCCTCTTCCAGCTTCAACAATTCTTTGACCGGGCCCGTGACCACAGCACCGTATACCATAAAGCCGTTTTCTTCCATATACTCATAGCGTTCGTTCAAATAACTCAGGCCTAAAAATCTTTCATAATAAGAGGCAGATTTTTCTTCGAGCAAAGTTTCCATATTGGCCATCATCATCTGTTGGCTGTCTTGTATAGTCTCAGAATCAAGCCGGTAGAT
It encodes the following:
- a CDS encoding bifunctional diguanylate cyclase/phosphodiesterase; this translates as MSPITDLVSSYNLPLVALSILVAVFSASVALDISSRLKYAKNVSHLRWITAGAFILGLGIWSMHFIGMLAFHLPVEVSYHFGLVLLSIVPAVISCAIAFYLISKPSVTWRNLFTGAFFISAGIVSMHYIGMDAMRMDAMISYDPLMWALSALIAFAASFIGLALLFYIPNVPRFHWRKLAGAVLIGLAVSGMHYTGMAAADFSQMDHSAIGHSAPFSVNSTLLAYGIGGGMLMLFVLTLASVRTDRRLEMQSEESEMKFKSVIESAKDAIIVADFQGAIVQWNQGAEMIFGYSEKEILGRNISVIIPDRFKEAHEKGMEAYRKTREPHVIGSTVELTGCRKGGSEFQLEMSVGTWETEKGVFFSSILRDVTERKASEDKINDLVYLDPLTGLPNRRLFNDRLDSLLRQADERGLNFSLFYMDLDNFKMINDRFGHSIGDLFLQSVASRLEAQISPKDTLSRLGGDEFILLLPNTEYNKAADRAHELINALNAPFRFENEEIFTSVSVGISMFPSDGDDSETLVKNADIAMYQAKEGGKNAFQFFTREMNETIDRKSRLATGLRKGLEQGEFTIHYQPQISLKTEEIIGVEALLRWNHPEWGPISPAEFIPIAEETGSITKIGEFVLEEACRQNKYWQDIGLAPFRVAVNISARQFAQKDLTEVVSTILKKTGLAARYLELELTETIIQNADSALTTMEELAALGVHLSIDDFGTGYSSLSYLKLFPIDSLKIDQHFTRNIKSDSKDAALVKTIIRMAHDLELNVIAEGVETAEQLDFLKSEQCNQAQGYYFNRPLPAQDIEEIYYTTKLA